In Gemmatimonadaceae bacterium, the following are encoded in one genomic region:
- a CDS encoding UvrD-helicase domain-containing protein — protein sequence MVSLAQELAATGETGYVKAPAGFGKTHLIAEAISYSDERQLVLTHTFAGVNAIRRKLREAAVPSRLFRVDTIASWSLRLSLSFRNRSGWSTDHPENNREWNDLYRACSRLLKYDFARRILRASYAGLYIDEYQDCSAEQHELVMALATHLPCRILGDPLQAIFDFDDDAVDWARDVESKFRRFGDLNTPHRWIRVNRPEIGGWLITVRNALEDGGSINLGGKLPRGVRFKAADTSTALFLAQANACRFFSGDRRQSAIAIHAGAPAYKEKCHKLARAISGSFTSIEEIEGRTLRAGARKIQSAKTDNDRLSEVLGFASKCMTSIDRVLPQATKNGRRVEIKRNTRNPSIAMAANAVLEKSDPTSISDLLQSIRRVDGVELTRGDLYYRMLGVLRKHALYPNLSLSEAVDAYQTEFRHSGRRGGRWLIGTTLLVKGLEFDHGIVLDANSLSRKELYVALTRGSRSVTILGTDPMLNPPA from the coding sequence GTGGTTAGTCTGGCGCAGGAGTTGGCAGCGACGGGCGAAACAGGCTACGTCAAGGCACCTGCCGGCTTTGGCAAAACGCATTTGATTGCCGAAGCCATCTCGTATAGCGACGAACGGCAACTAGTGCTTACGCACACGTTCGCCGGAGTCAATGCGATTCGGCGGAAACTGCGCGAAGCAGCGGTGCCATCCCGATTGTTCCGAGTTGATACGATTGCAAGCTGGTCGCTGAGGCTCTCGCTCTCTTTTCGGAATCGGTCCGGTTGGTCGACCGATCACCCCGAGAACAATCGAGAATGGAATGACCTGTATCGAGCGTGCTCGCGTCTCCTCAAATACGACTTCGCTCGGCGGATTCTGCGCGCATCCTACGCCGGACTATACATCGACGAATATCAAGACTGTTCTGCAGAGCAGCATGAACTAGTAATGGCTCTCGCGACGCACCTGCCTTGTCGCATTCTGGGCGATCCGTTGCAGGCGATCTTCGACTTCGATGATGACGCGGTTGATTGGGCGCGTGACGTAGAATCAAAATTCAGGCGATTCGGCGATCTCAACACGCCGCATCGGTGGATTCGCGTTAACCGGCCCGAAATTGGTGGCTGGCTAATTACTGTGCGGAACGCACTCGAGGACGGTGGATCGATCAATTTGGGTGGAAAACTCCCGAGGGGGGTTCGATTCAAAGCAGCCGATACTTCGACAGCTCTGTTTCTCGCACAGGCGAATGCCTGCCGCTTCTTCTCCGGAGACAGACGGCAGAGCGCGATCGCAATTCATGCGGGAGCGCCTGCCTACAAAGAGAAATGCCACAAGCTGGCCCGCGCGATTTCGGGGAGCTTCACTTCTATTGAAGAAATTGAAGGCCGCACCCTACGGGCAGGCGCTAGAAAGATCCAATCCGCCAAAACCGATAATGACCGATTGAGTGAAGTCCTGGGCTTCGCGAGCAAATGCATGACATCGATCGACCGCGTCTTGCCGCAAGCAACCAAGAACGGTCGGCGCGTAGAGATTAAGCGCAATACACGCAATCCTTCGATCGCGATGGCGGCAAATGCCGTCCTCGAAAAATCTGATCCAACTTCGATTTCAGACCTATTGCAATCGATCAGGCGAGTAGATGGTGTCGAGCTAACGCGCGGCGATTTGTACTACCGTATGCTCGGCGTACTTCGCAAACACGCGCTGTATCCAAACTTGTCGCTCTCGGAAGCGGTTGATGCGTACCAGACCGAGTTTCGCCATAGCGGACGACGTGGAGGGCGTTGGCTAATCGGAACGACCTTGCTGGTCAAAGGTCTGGAATTTGACCACGGCATTGTTCTCGACGCGAATTCACTTTCACGGAAAGAACTCTACGTCGCTCTGACGCGCGGCTCGCGGTCCGTCACGATTCTCGGGACCGATCCGATGTTGAATCCGCCCGCGTGA
- a CDS encoding glycosyltransferase family 2 protein: MLYICLPAYNEAETIGVLLWRIRKVFQEYSREYEIIVFNDGSTDATLETLEPYGEVLPLTIVGGPEHVGYARALDGLCRTVSSRTRYPRRDAMITMQADFTDQPQHLPELIKRFEGGADLVVAERTVPAATPAPVRRLHWISRWAARTAGVAGVADPFGSLRLYRISLIRDLVKAAGDAPIVHGQGWAANLDLLRHAAPLARRMETVALEPRYDVRGRETRIRPWADGLALFRGRRVPAAPASPRPAQ, encoded by the coding sequence GTGCTGTACATCTGTCTCCCCGCGTACAACGAAGCCGAAACGATCGGCGTCCTGCTCTGGCGCATCCGCAAGGTGTTCCAGGAGTATTCGCGCGAGTACGAGATCATCGTATTCAACGACGGCAGCACCGACGCGACCCTGGAGACGCTCGAGCCATACGGTGAAGTCCTTCCATTGACGATCGTCGGCGGCCCGGAGCACGTCGGGTACGCCCGCGCTCTCGATGGGCTGTGCCGCACCGTCTCGAGCCGCACTCGGTATCCGCGCCGCGACGCGATGATCACCATGCAGGCCGACTTCACGGATCAACCCCAGCACCTGCCGGAGCTGATCAAGCGGTTCGAGGGTGGCGCCGATCTCGTGGTCGCCGAGCGAACCGTTCCGGCCGCGACGCCGGCGCCCGTTCGGCGGTTGCATTGGATTTCGCGATGGGCCGCCCGGACCGCGGGCGTCGCCGGCGTCGCCGATCCGTTTGGCTCGCTCCGGCTCTATCGCATTTCGCTCATTCGCGATCTTGTAAAAGCCGCCGGCGACGCTCCGATCGTGCACGGGCAGGGCTGGGCGGCCAATCTCGATCTGCTTCGCCATGCCGCGCCGCTCGCGCGCCGCATGGAGACGGTCGCACTCGAACCGCGCTACGACGTGCGCGGACGGGAGACACGCATTCGTCCGTGGGCGGACGGTCTGGCGCTGTTCCGCGGGCGTCGCGTGCCCGCGGCCCCTGCTTCGCCGAGACCGGCGCAATGA
- a CDS encoding DUF3108 domain-containing protein — MIARVRAVAATALITFAAAALTVAREMPAQQPAQQPTQQGAQQPAAQDGERIRPPFGVGERMEYDVRFGHLHVGNGDMEVLPMDTVRGQETWHTLFHLSGGYLFYKVNDRYEDWFAVNSLASLRYHQDIDEGSYEPKRHYEIFPDRLEFIEYNKEGVAKPPRASVAHPLDEGSFLYYLRTVPLRIGMDTTFNDYFMAERNPVRFRVLRRDTIEVPAGRFAAIVVQPIFESKLFSEGGQAQVWLSDDENRIMLQMKSKVSFGSLNLYLKNYRPSPSSSGRLNRVEKR, encoded by the coding sequence ATGATCGCGCGCGTGCGCGCCGTGGCCGCCACCGCGCTGATCACCTTCGCGGCGGCGGCGCTGACGGTCGCGCGGGAGATGCCTGCGCAACAGCCTGCGCAACAGCCCACGCAGCAAGGCGCGCAGCAACCCGCGGCCCAGGACGGCGAGCGAATCCGCCCGCCGTTCGGCGTCGGCGAGCGCATGGAGTACGACGTCCGCTTCGGGCATCTCCACGTCGGCAATGGCGACATGGAAGTCCTGCCGATGGACACGGTGCGCGGCCAGGAGACGTGGCACACCCTGTTTCATCTCAGTGGCGGCTATCTCTTCTACAAGGTGAATGACCGCTACGAGGATTGGTTCGCGGTGAATTCGCTCGCGTCGCTGCGCTACCACCAGGACATCGACGAGGGCAGCTACGAGCCGAAGCGCCACTACGAGATCTTTCCCGACCGGCTCGAGTTCATCGAATACAACAAAGAGGGCGTCGCGAAGCCGCCGCGTGCGAGCGTAGCGCATCCGCTCGACGAAGGCTCGTTCCTCTACTATCTGCGCACCGTGCCGCTGCGGATCGGCATGGACACGACGTTCAACGACTACTTCATGGCGGAGCGCAATCCAGTGCGCTTCCGCGTTCTTCGCCGTGATACGATCGAAGTACCCGCCGGCCGTTTCGCGGCGATCGTCGTCCAGCCCATCTTCGAGTCGAAGCTGTTCTCCGAGGGCGGCCAGGCGCAGGTCTGGCTTTCCGACGACGAGAACCGCATCATGCTGCAGATGAAATCGAAAGTCAGCTTCGGTTCGCTGAATCTCTATCTCAAGAACTACCGGCCCTCACCCTCGTCGAGCGGACGGCTCAACCGAGTGGAAAAACGCTGA
- a CDS encoding gamma-glutamyl-gamma-aminobutyrate hydrolase family protein, translating to MPYAPFVIVTATTEIIRGVPRVRVNEAYTNALASFGLVPVVLPPMSAAVASAALTDVAGLVLTGGEDIDPRYFGETPHPKTGEPHHARDSYELALARRAYELRVPTLAICRGVQVMNVALGGSLVQDIPSQRETTIDHDPEGKRAERVHGVEIESDSRLAAIVGATTIAVNSSHHQALAQVAPPLLTTARSTDGVIEAVEANDPAWWMIGVQWHPEELMATPEVWDRRLFDAFAEEVRETSRD from the coding sequence ATGCCGTACGCCCCGTTCGTCATCGTCACCGCGACTACGGAGATCATCCGCGGCGTGCCGCGCGTGCGCGTCAACGAGGCATACACCAATGCGCTCGCGTCGTTCGGGCTCGTGCCGGTGGTGCTCCCGCCAATGAGCGCCGCCGTCGCGTCGGCCGCGCTCACCGACGTCGCCGGACTCGTGCTCACGGGCGGCGAGGACATCGATCCGAGGTACTTCGGTGAAACGCCGCATCCGAAGACTGGCGAGCCGCACCACGCCCGCGATTCGTACGAGCTCGCGCTCGCACGGCGAGCGTACGAACTGCGCGTGCCGACGCTCGCCATTTGCCGCGGCGTTCAGGTCATGAACGTCGCGCTCGGCGGCTCGCTCGTGCAGGACATTCCATCGCAGCGCGAGACGACGATCGATCACGATCCCGAAGGCAAGCGCGCCGAACGCGTGCACGGAGTCGAGATCGAGTCCGATTCGCGGCTCGCCGCGATCGTCGGCGCGACGACGATCGCCGTGAATTCATCGCATCATCAGGCGCTGGCACAGGTGGCGCCGCCGCTGCTCACGACGGCGCGTAGCACCGACGGCGTGATCGAAGCGGTCGAAGCCAACGATCCCGCGTGGTGGATGATCGGCGTGCAGTGGCATCCCGAAGAGTTGATGGCCACTCCCGAGGTTTGGGATCGCCGCCTCTTCGACGCGTTTGCAGAGGAAGTGCGCGAGACCAGCCGGGATTAG
- a CDS encoding AAA family ATPase encodes MFHPQWNLSFNDSDFHGCDPKRKVKIEVVITDLPESFRDLNNYGHQLCGWNKETLQVEDDPGDELEDALRIRLSVTDDLEPAWHVVKGEKDDGVRFKPTDRAKATVTFIGSAADRDLTWSRGSLLSQLTDGENIQASLAEAARAARTSMAAQRESALKKFDEVASQAEKTAKLLGVRVATTYKADLDSDGLNVRLGGLAIHDGAVPVRQLGLGSRRMLITGLRQQVVSKPHITLIDEIESGLEPQRIARLLNHLCKDEHGQYFLTTHSPVVLRELKVEDLQIVHHVEGKTDVISAKQPSVAESIQGRIRQSAESFLCPRIVVCEGATEAGFLRGLDEYWMARGREPLAYQGVSCFDAKTANKVKGIAGDLIRLGYAVCVIADSDAPTQFSANDVKELREVGVEVVVWSDGRSIEEAVIQDLTWPGVLASFDVACEILGDVEVRLSQTATQFDGEFNRNRAAWSESPKLRAAIAKAAKVSDWFKRQSNAERWVAAISTYFEDDAIKDKDFILKLTQLRAWIDRG; translated from the coding sequence GTGTTCCACCCGCAGTGGAACTTGAGCTTTAACGACTCTGATTTTCACGGCTGCGATCCGAAGCGGAAGGTGAAAATCGAAGTTGTCATCACTGACTTACCAGAAAGCTTTCGAGATTTGAATAACTACGGTCATCAATTGTGCGGTTGGAATAAAGAAACGCTCCAGGTGGAAGACGATCCTGGGGATGAACTTGAAGACGCCCTCCGCATTCGACTCTCAGTTACGGACGACTTGGAACCCGCGTGGCACGTCGTAAAAGGTGAGAAGGATGATGGAGTTCGCTTCAAACCGACGGATCGTGCCAAGGCAACAGTGACGTTCATCGGCTCCGCGGCAGATCGAGATCTGACTTGGTCCCGCGGTTCGCTGCTAAGTCAACTCACAGACGGGGAGAATATTCAGGCCTCCTTGGCGGAGGCTGCACGAGCCGCTCGGACTTCGATGGCCGCACAGCGTGAGTCGGCACTAAAAAAATTCGATGAAGTAGCATCGCAAGCTGAAAAGACAGCGAAGCTGCTCGGCGTTCGAGTCGCCACAACATACAAAGCCGATTTGGACTCTGATGGGCTCAATGTTCGGTTGGGCGGTCTAGCCATCCACGATGGCGCAGTACCGGTTCGCCAACTCGGCCTCGGCTCACGGAGAATGCTGATCACCGGCCTGCGGCAACAAGTAGTCTCTAAGCCGCACATCACGTTGATCGATGAAATTGAATCTGGGCTCGAACCCCAGCGAATCGCGCGGCTTTTAAATCACCTCTGCAAAGACGAACACGGTCAGTATTTCTTGACCACTCATTCTCCCGTGGTGCTGAGGGAATTGAAGGTCGAAGACCTACAAATCGTACATCATGTAGAGGGAAAGACGGACGTTATTTCAGCCAAGCAGCCATCGGTGGCTGAGTCAATTCAAGGGAGGATTAGGCAAAGCGCGGAATCGTTCCTGTGTCCACGCATCGTCGTCTGTGAAGGCGCGACTGAGGCAGGCTTTCTCAGAGGCCTAGATGAGTATTGGATGGCCAGAGGCCGAGAGCCACTCGCGTATCAGGGCGTTTCATGCTTCGATGCGAAGACCGCCAACAAGGTCAAAGGAATCGCTGGCGACCTCATAAGACTTGGCTATGCGGTTTGCGTCATCGCAGATTCAGACGCACCAACTCAATTCTCCGCGAACGACGTCAAAGAGCTGCGAGAGGTGGGTGTTGAAGTTGTCGTCTGGTCGGACGGTCGTTCTATCGAGGAAGCGGTCATTCAAGATTTGACCTGGCCCGGCGTTCTTGCATCGTTTGATGTCGCGTGCGAGATCCTTGGCGACGTCGAGGTTCGTTTAAGCCAGACGGCCACACAATTCGACGGCGAGTTCAACCGAAATCGTGCTGCGTGGTCGGAATCGCCCAAGTTACGCGCCGCGATCGCAAAAGCGGCGAAGGTGAGCGACTGGTTTAAACGTCAAAGCAATGCTGAACGATGGGTCGCGGCCATTTCCACGTATTTCGAGGACGACGCGATAAAGGACAAGGATTTCATATTGAAGCTCACGCAGCTTCGGGCGTGGATCGATCGTGGTTAG
- a CDS encoding dipeptide ABC transporter ATP-binding protein, which translates to MTADATTPLLSVRDLKKHFPIKKGLFGKSNGAVRAVDGVSFDVNAAETLGLVGESGCGKSTTGRMILRLIEPTSGSVQFDGVELTQLGAREMRKFRRRIQVIFQDPFSSLNPRMTVGAIVREGLTIHKLAEGAAADARVRQLLDEVGLRAEYVNRYPHEFSGGQRQRIGIARALAVEPNFIVCDEPVSALDVSVQAQVINLLQDLQRERGLAYLFIAHDLSVVEHIADRVAVMYLGKIVELATSVDLYREPLMPYTQALLSAVPIADPTVKKSRVVLHGDVPSPANPPSGCVFHPRCQHPAKDEACAAIVPPLEEKAPGHWVACIKQPPTSVEWGVQKAAGGTNPPTRYLPVIATHSS; encoded by the coding sequence ATGACGGCGGACGCGACGACGCCGCTGCTCAGCGTGCGCGACCTCAAGAAGCATTTTCCTATTAAAAAAGGATTATTTGGGAAGTCTAATGGCGCCGTGCGCGCCGTGGACGGCGTCTCGTTCGACGTCAACGCCGCCGAAACGCTGGGCCTGGTCGGCGAGTCCGGCTGCGGCAAGTCGACGACGGGACGCATGATCCTGCGCCTCATCGAGCCGACGTCGGGCTCGGTGCAGTTCGACGGCGTCGAGCTGACGCAGCTCGGGGCCCGCGAGATGCGCAAGTTCCGGCGGCGCATCCAGGTCATCTTCCAGGATCCGTTCTCGTCGCTCAATCCGCGCATGACGGTCGGCGCGATCGTTCGCGAAGGCCTGACGATTCACAAGCTGGCGGAAGGCGCAGCCGCGGACGCGCGCGTCCGGCAATTGCTCGACGAAGTCGGGCTTCGCGCCGAATACGTCAATCGATATCCGCACGAATTCTCGGGCGGCCAGCGCCAGCGCATCGGGATCGCGCGCGCGCTGGCGGTGGAACCGAACTTCATCGTCTGCGACGAGCCGGTGTCGGCGCTCGACGTGTCGGTGCAGGCGCAGGTGATCAACCTGCTGCAGGATCTTCAGCGCGAGCGCGGGCTGGCGTACCTCTTCATCGCGCACGATCTGTCCGTCGTCGAGCACATCGCCGATCGCGTCGCGGTGATGTACCTGGGCAAGATCGTGGAGCTCGCGACGTCGGTGGATCTCTATCGCGAGCCGCTCATGCCGTACACGCAGGCACTGCTGTCCGCGGTACCGATTGCCGATCCCACGGTGAAGAAGTCGCGCGTCGTGTTGCATGGCGACGTGCCGTCACCGGCCAATCCGCCGTCGGGCTGCGTGTTTCATCCGCGTTGCCAACATCCCGCCAAGGACGAGGCGTGCGCGGCGATCGTTCCGCCCCTGGAAGAAAAAGCGCCGGGCCACTGGGTGGCATGCATCAAACAACCGCCCACGAGTGTAGAGTGGGGCGTGCAGAAGGCGGCGGGTGGAACGAATCCGCCGACGAGGTATTTGCCAGTCATCGCAACGCATTCCTCCTAA
- a CDS encoding peptide MFS transporter, with the protein MATPKSVFDQPSAATVTHDEPPPNLDPVIADRRFFGHPRGLSTLFFTEMWERFSFYGIRPLLVLFMTAALTGGGFGFDRSTASSIVGIYAACVYLASLPGGWIADRWLGLQRSIFWGGVLIALGHLSIGLSAAFARPAFFLGLILIVLGTGLLKPNVSAIVGDLYPEGGSRRDAAFSIFYMGINTGAFIAPLITGFLGEQVGWHWGFGAAGVGMLIGVIWFKIRSGPTLGSIGREPSVQDPASRARVRNIVVVALAAFAVFVAVAMAGMIHINAVWVAQRMTVAIVTLAVLYFAYLFMFGGLRGDDKKRVVVILVLFIFSAIFWSAFEQAPTSLNLFARDYTDRVVFGWQMPTSWMQAANSIFVIALAPVFAWIWEAMGRRNLNPSSPAKFAFGLLATGVGFLVMLAAAHLVIKGGGNVRVSPWWLVGSYLFQTIGELSLSPVGLSSMTKLAPAKFAGQMMGVWFMATSLGEIIAGLVGGHIDPEKLNEMPALFQQTAVSLIVAAVICALLAVPIRRMMRDVKETAQ; encoded by the coding sequence ATGGCGACCCCGAAATCTGTTTTCGATCAGCCGAGTGCCGCTACCGTGACGCACGACGAGCCGCCGCCGAATCTCGATCCCGTGATCGCGGATCGAAGATTCTTCGGTCACCCGCGCGGGTTGTCGACGCTGTTCTTCACCGAGATGTGGGAGCGGTTCTCGTTCTACGGGATCCGCCCGCTGCTCGTGCTGTTCATGACTGCCGCGCTCACCGGCGGCGGCTTCGGCTTCGATCGCAGCACCGCGTCGTCGATCGTGGGCATCTACGCAGCGTGCGTGTACCTGGCGTCACTTCCCGGCGGCTGGATCGCCGACCGCTGGCTCGGACTTCAGCGCTCGATCTTCTGGGGCGGTGTTCTGATCGCGCTCGGCCATCTGTCGATCGGATTGTCCGCCGCATTCGCCCGGCCCGCATTCTTTCTCGGCCTCATTCTGATCGTGCTCGGCACGGGCTTGCTCAAGCCGAATGTGTCGGCAATTGTGGGCGATCTGTATCCCGAAGGCGGATCGCGGCGTGACGCGGCATTCTCGATCTTCTACATGGGCATCAACACCGGCGCGTTCATCGCGCCGCTGATCACCGGGTTTCTCGGCGAACAAGTGGGTTGGCATTGGGGCTTTGGCGCCGCCGGCGTCGGCATGCTGATCGGCGTGATCTGGTTCAAGATCCGCTCGGGGCCGACGCTGGGCAGCATCGGGCGCGAACCTTCGGTGCAGGATCCCGCGTCGCGCGCCCGAGTCCGGAACATCGTGGTCGTCGCGCTCGCGGCGTTCGCGGTTTTCGTTGCGGTCGCGATGGCCGGCATGATTCACATCAACGCCGTGTGGGTCGCGCAGCGAATGACCGTGGCGATCGTCACGCTCGCGGTCCTCTACTTCGCGTATTTGTTCATGTTCGGCGGCCTGCGCGGAGACGACAAGAAGCGCGTCGTCGTGATCCTCGTGCTGTTCATCTTCTCGGCGATTTTCTGGTCGGCGTTCGAGCAGGCACCGACGTCGCTCAATCTGTTCGCGCGCGACTACACCGACCGCGTCGTCTTCGGCTGGCAGATGCCGACGTCCTGGATGCAGGCCGCGAATTCGATTTTCGTGATCGCGCTCGCGCCCGTGTTCGCGTGGATCTGGGAAGCGATGGGCCGGCGCAATCTCAATCCGTCGAGTCCCGCCAAATTCGCCTTCGGTCTTCTGGCAACTGGTGTCGGCTTCCTCGTCATGCTCGCGGCGGCGCACCTCGTGATCAAAGGCGGCGGCAACGTGCGCGTGTCGCCGTGGTGGCTCGTCGGCAGCTATCTGTTTCAGACGATCGGCGAGCTCTCATTGAGCCCGGTCGGATTGAGCTCGATGACGAAGCTCGCGCCGGCGAAGTTCGCCGGTCAGATGATGGGCGTGTGGTTCATGGCGACGTCGCTCGGCGAGATCATCGCGGGCCTGGTCGGCGGCCACATCGATCCGGAAAAGCTGAACGAAATGCCCGCGCTGTTTCAGCAAACCGCGGTGTCGTTGATTGTCGCCGCCGTGATCTGCGCGCTGCTCGCCGTCCCCATTCGCCGCATGATGCGCGATGTGAAGGAAACCGCGCAGTAA
- a CDS encoding ABC transporter ATP-binding protein — translation MEDLRTYFYTEAGVARAVDGVSFEIGAGENVALVGESGCGKSVTAFSLVRLIRPPGRIERGSHIFFKGKDLLELSEKEMRSYRGSELGFVFQEPMTALNPVFKIGDQIAEVVRVHHGGSKQEARNRAVKMLETVGIPSPEQRAGEYPHQLSGGMRQRVVIAMALVMNPSLVIADEPTTALDVTIQAQILELLRELQQKFGTSILLITHDLGVVAETVSRVIVMYGGEIVEEAPVRELFAAAHHPYTEGLLNAMPQVGQERERLATIPGSVPPPTAWPKGCRFHDRCPYAWNRCLEEHPPLYQIGAGHVSRCHLAVEPERRADKHEPLVVQQATA, via the coding sequence GTGGAAGATCTTCGGACCTACTTCTACACAGAGGCCGGAGTTGCACGGGCGGTGGACGGCGTTTCGTTTGAAATCGGTGCGGGCGAGAACGTCGCCCTGGTTGGCGAGTCTGGTTGCGGCAAAAGCGTGACGGCATTCTCTCTTGTCCGCTTAATACGGCCTCCTGGAAGGATCGAACGCGGCAGTCATATCTTCTTCAAAGGAAAGGACTTACTGGAACTTTCTGAAAAGGAGATGCGATCCTACAGGGGAAGCGAGCTGGGCTTTGTATTCCAGGAGCCGATGACCGCGCTCAATCCCGTGTTCAAGATCGGCGATCAGATCGCCGAAGTCGTGCGCGTGCACCACGGTGGCTCGAAGCAGGAGGCGCGCAATCGTGCGGTGAAGATGCTCGAGACCGTCGGTATCCCGTCGCCGGAGCAGCGCGCCGGCGAATATCCGCATCAGTTGTCGGGCGGCATGCGTCAGCGCGTCGTCATCGCCATGGCGCTCGTGATGAACCCGTCGCTCGTCATTGCCGACGAGCCGACGACCGCGCTCGACGTCACCATCCAGGCGCAGATCCTCGAGCTCCTGCGCGAGCTGCAGCAAAAGTTCGGCACCTCCATTCTGCTGATCACGCACGACCTTGGCGTCGTGGCCGAAACGGTGTCTCGCGTGATCGTCATGTACGGCGGCGAGATCGTCGAAGAGGCGCCGGTGCGCGAGCTGTTCGCCGCGGCGCATCATCCGTACACCGAGGGTCTCCTCAACGCGATGCCGCAGGTCGGACAGGAGCGCGAACGTCTCGCGACGATTCCGGGCTCCGTTCCGCCGCCGACCGCGTGGCCCAAGGGCTGTCGCTTTCACGACCGTTGCCCGTACGCGTGGAATCGGTGTCTCGAGGAGCATCCGCCGCTGTATCAGATCGGTGCCGGGCACGTGTCGCGCTGTCATCTGGCCGTCGAGCCCGAGCGCCGCGCCGACAAGCACGAGCCGCTCGTCGTGCAGCAGGCAACCGCATGA